One window of Fusobacterium polymorphum genomic DNA carries:
- a CDS encoding RNA-guided endonuclease InsQ/TnpB family protein has product MYLTLKQQVKHLNKKEFRNLKYLSHIAKNLTNEAIYNIRQYYFNKKKYLSYNENYKILKNSENYKKLNSNMAQQILKEVDGSFKSFFGLLKLAKNGQYNGKIKLPNYLAKDGFTTLVIGFVRLKDDMLIVPYSNSFRKTHKEIAIKLLPVLKDKKIKEIRIIPKQHSRYFEIQYTYEVKEIQRELNKENGLGIDLGIDNLCTCVTNTGASFLIDGRKLKSINQYYNKINAKLQSIKDKQKIERTTLRQKRITKKRNNRINDYLSKAARIIINYCLNNDIGKLVLGYNEDFQRKSNIGSINNQNFVNIPYGKLRDKLIYLCKLYGIEFKLQEESYTSKASFFDGDKIPIYDKENPQEYIFSGKRIKRGLYQTSTGKIINADCNGALNILRKSKVVDLSVLYNRGELNTPKRIRVV; this is encoded by the coding sequence ATGTATTTAACATTAAAACAACAAGTAAAACATCTTAATAAAAAAGAGTTTAGAAATTTAAAATATTTATCTCATATAGCCAAGAACTTAACTAATGAAGCTATATATAATATTAGACAATACTATTTTAATAAGAAAAAGTATTTAAGTTATAACGAAAACTATAAAATACTTAAAAATAGTGAAAATTACAAAAAGTTAAATTCTAATATGGCTCAACAAATTCTAAAAGAAGTAGACGGAAGTTTCAAATCATTTTTTGGACTTTTAAAACTTGCTAAAAATGGTCAATATAATGGTAAAATAAAATTACCTAATTATCTTGCTAAAGATGGTTTTACGACTCTTGTTATAGGTTTTGTTAGATTAAAAGATGATATGCTGATAGTTCCTTATTCAAATTCATTTAGAAAGACACATAAGGAAATCGCAATAAAACTACTACCAGTATTAAAAGACAAGAAGATAAAAGAAATTAGAATAATACCAAAACAACATTCTAGGTACTTTGAAATTCAATATACTTATGAAGTAAAAGAAATTCAAAGGGAATTAAATAAAGAAAATGGACTAGGAATAGATTTAGGTATAGATAATCTTTGTACTTGTGTTACAAATACTGGAGCTTCATTCCTAATAGATGGTAGAAAATTAAAATCTATTAACCAATACTATAATAAGATAAATGCAAAATTACAAAGTATAAAAGATAAGCAAAAGATTGAGCGAACAACATTAAGGCAAAAGAGAATAACTAAAAAGAGAAATAATCGTATAAATGATTATCTTTCAAAAGCAGCAAGAATAATAATAAATTATTGTCTTAATAATGATATAGGAAAACTAGTTCTAGGATATAATGAGGACTTTCAAAGAAAATCAAATATAGGAAGTATAAATAATCAGAACTTTGTAAATATACCATATGGAAAATTAAGAGATAAATTAATATATCTATGCAAACTATATGGAATAGAATTTAAACTACAAGAAGAAAGTTATACATCAAAAGCAAGTTTCTTTGATGGAGATAAAATTCCAATATATGATAAAGAAAATCCGCAAGAATATATATTCAGTGGAAAAAGAATAAAAAGAGGACTATATCAAACAAGCACAGGTAAAATCATAAATGCAGATTGTAATGGAGCATTAAATATTCTAAGAAAAAGTAAAGTTGTGGACTTAAGTGTCCTATACAATAGAGGTGAACTGAACACACCTAAAAGAATAAGGGTAGTGTAA
- a CDS encoding ABC transporter ATP-binding protein, with product MEKKDINIVNVNKSFDGVQILKNINLKIEQGEFFSIIGPSGCGKTTLLRMIAGFISPDSGAIYLGDENIVDLPPNLRNVNTIFQKYALFPHLNVFENVAFPLRLKKIDEKTINEEVNKYLKLVGLEEHSSKKVNQLSGGQQQRVSIARALINKPGVLLLDEPLSALDAKLRQNLLIELDLIHDEVGITFIFITHDQQEALSISDRIAVMNAGKVLQVGTPAEVYEAPADTFVADFLGENNFFSGKVTEIINEELAKINLEGIGEIIIELDKKVKIGDKVTISLRPEKIRLSKNEIKNTKNFVNSVAVYVDEYIYSGFQSKYYVHLKNNKNLKFKIFMQHAAFFDDNDEKAIWWDEDAFITWDAYDGYLVEVESEKK from the coding sequence TTGGAAAAAAAAGATATAAATATAGTTAATGTAAATAAAAGTTTTGATGGAGTTCAAATTTTAAAAAACATTAATTTAAAGATAGAGCAGGGAGAATTTTTTTCTATAATAGGTCCATCAGGTTGTGGTAAAACCACACTTTTAAGAATGATAGCTGGTTTTATTTCACCAGATAGTGGAGCTATATATCTTGGTGATGAAAATATAGTTGACTTACCACCAAATCTTAGAAATGTAAATACTATATTTCAAAAATATGCTCTTTTTCCACATTTGAACGTTTTTGAAAATGTAGCATTTCCTTTAAGACTAAAAAAAATTGATGAAAAAACAATAAATGAAGAAGTTAATAAATATCTAAAACTTGTTGGATTAGAAGAGCATAGTTCTAAAAAAGTTAACCAATTATCAGGAGGACAACAACAAAGAGTTTCAATAGCAAGAGCCTTAATCAATAAACCAGGAGTTCTACTACTAGATGAACCTCTATCAGCTCTTGATGCAAAATTAAGACAAAATCTTTTGATAGAGCTTGATTTAATTCATGATGAAGTTGGAATTACTTTTATATTTATTACTCATGACCAACAAGAAGCCCTTTCTATCTCAGATAGAATAGCTGTTATGAATGCAGGAAAAGTTTTACAAGTAGGTACTCCTGCTGAAGTCTATGAAGCTCCTGCTGATACTTTTGTTGCAGATTTCTTAGGAGAAAATAATTTTTTCAGTGGAAAAGTTACTGAGATAATAAATGAAGAATTAGCTAAAATAAATTTAGAAGGTATAGGAGAAATAATTATTGAATTGGATAAAAAGGTTAAAATTGGGGATAAGGTCACTATCTCTTTAAGACCTGAAAAAATAAGACTTTCAAAAAATGAAATTAAAAATACTAAGAATTTTGTAAATAGTGTAGCTGTTTATGTTGATGAATATATTTATTCTGGTTTCCAAAGTAAATACTATGTACATTTAAAAAATAATAAAAATTTAAAATTTAAAATCTTTATGCAACATGCTGCTTTCTTTGATGATAATGATGAAAAAGCTATATGGTGGGATGAAGATGCCTTTATCACTTGGGATGCCTATGATGGTTATCTAGTGGAGGTGGAAAGTGAAAAAAAATAG
- a CDS encoding peptidylprolyl isomerase translates to MKKIFKLFSILALSLIFLVSCSSLKSTMKSFTSVFKSPTKYNNVTVTFVTTQGEITFFLYPEAAPLTVANFINLAKRGFYDNTKFTRSVDNFIVQGGDPTGTGMGGPGYTIPDEFVEWLDFYQPGMLAMANAGPNTGGSQFFFTFAPADWLNGVHTVFGEVRSEGDFQKIRKLEMGDVVKEVKISENGDFILSLFKDQVEQWNAVLDREYPNLKKVAIKDPDPKDVEAYKEELEKLYTKKQKDDSNFEYPITKFIRKVFNKAGGYTPKAPVISN, encoded by the coding sequence ATGAAAAAAATATTTAAATTATTCAGTATTTTAGCTTTATCACTTATATTTTTAGTAAGTTGTAGCTCGCTAAAATCTACAATGAAATCTTTTACAAGTGTTTTTAAAAGTCCTACAAAATATAATAATGTAACTGTCACTTTTGTTACAACACAAGGAGAAATAACTTTCTTCTTATACCCAGAAGCAGCTCCTTTAACAGTTGCTAACTTTATTAACCTTGCAAAAAGAGGATTTTATGATAATACAAAATTTACTCGTTCTGTTGATAACTTCATAGTACAAGGTGGAGACCCTACTGGAACTGGAATGGGTGGACCAGGGTATACTATACCAGATGAATTTGTTGAATGGTTAGATTTCTATCAACCAGGAATGTTAGCTATGGCAAATGCTGGACCTAATACTGGTGGTTCTCAATTCTTCTTTACATTTGCTCCAGCTGATTGGTTAAATGGAGTACATACAGTTTTTGGTGAAGTTAGATCAGAAGGAGATTTCCAAAAAATTAGAAAACTAGAAATGGGAGACGTTGTTAAAGAAGTTAAAATTTCTGAAAATGGAGACTTTATTTTATCATTATTTAAAGATCAAGTTGAACAATGGAATGCTGTTCTTGATAGAGAGTATCCTAATCTTAAAAAAGTTGCTATAAAGGATCCTGATCCTAAAGATGTGGAAGCTTATAAGGAAGAATTAGAAAAACTTTATACTAAAAAACAAAAAGATGACAGTAATTTTGAATATCCTATAACTAAGTTTATTAGAAAGGTATTTAATAAAGCTGGTGGGTATACTCCAAAAGCTCCTGTAATTAGTAATTAA
- a CDS encoding ABC transporter permease gives MKKNSKLGLSYSLPINIWLTVFFLIPILIILSYSFLKRGTYGGVEFKLSFETFNIFVDKVFLTILVNTIYISILITIFTVLLAIPISYYIARSRHKQELLFLIIIPFWTNFLVRIYSWIALLGNNGFINHFLMKLHIINEPIKMLYNVPAVVIISIYTSLPFAILPLYAVVEKFDFSLLDAARDLGATNFQAFRKVFIPNIKAGIITSTIFTLIPALGSYAVPKLVGGTNSLMLGNVIAQHLTVTRNWPLASTISGALIVLTSIVVWLFSKYEEKENKVGENNV, from the coding sequence GTGAAAAAAAATAGTAAGTTAGGTTTAAGTTATTCTTTACCAATAAATATTTGGTTAACAGTATTTTTTCTTATTCCTATTTTAATTATTCTGTCATATTCTTTTTTAAAAAGAGGAACTTATGGTGGAGTAGAATTTAAACTTTCATTTGAAACTTTTAATATATTTGTTGATAAAGTATTTTTAACAATACTTGTAAACACTATATATATTTCTATATTAATAACTATTTTTACTGTCTTACTTGCTATTCCTATTTCATACTATATAGCTAGGTCAAGACATAAACAAGAACTTTTGTTCTTAATAATAATACCTTTTTGGACAAATTTTTTAGTAAGAATATATTCTTGGATAGCACTTTTAGGGAATAACGGTTTTATTAATCATTTTCTTATGAAACTTCATATAATTAATGAACCTATAAAAATGCTATACAATGTTCCTGCTGTTGTAATAATCTCTATATATACAAGTTTACCTTTTGCAATTTTGCCTTTATATGCAGTTGTTGAAAAATTTGATTTTTCTCTTTTAGATGCAGCAAGAGATTTAGGTGCAACAAATTTTCAAGCTTTTAGAAAAGTTTTTATTCCTAATATAAAGGCGGGAATAATAACTTCAACTATTTTTACATTAATTCCAGCATTAGGTTCTTATGCAGTTCCTAAGTTAGTTGGAGGAACAAACTCACTTATGCTTGGAAATGTTATTGCTCAGCATTTGACTGTTACTAGAAACTGGCCTTTGGCTTCAACAATTTCAGGAGCTTTAATAGTTTTAACAAGCATAGTTGTATGGCTATTTTCAAAATATGAAGAAAAAGAAAACAAAGTAGGTGAAAATAATGTCTAA
- a CDS encoding MliC family protein, with translation MKKFAMLALAMSLFLVACGEKKEEEKPAEQPAAEATAPATEAPATEAAAEAKTFSLKTEDGKEFTLVVAADGATATLTDAEGKATELKNAETASGERYADDAGNEVAMKGTEGILTLGDLKEVPVTVEAK, from the coding sequence ATGAAAAAATTTGCAATGTTAGCACTAGCTATGAGTTTATTCTTAGTAGCTTGTGGAGAAAAGAAAGAAGAAGAAAAACCAGCTGAACAACCTGCTGCAGAAGCAACTGCACCAGCAACTGAAGCACCAGCAACTGAAGCTGCTGCAGAAGCTAAAACATTCTCACTTAAAACTGAAGATGGAAAGGAATTTACATTAGTAGTTGCTGCTGATGGAGCTACTGCAACTTTAACTGATGCAGAAGGAAAAGCAACTGAATTAAAGAATGCTGAAACTGCATCTGGAGAAAGATATGCAGATGATGCTGGAAATGAAGTTGCTATGAAAGGTACAGAAGGAATCTTAACTTTAGGAGATCTTAAAGAAGTACCAGTAACTGTTGAAGCAAAATAG
- a CDS encoding cob(I)yrinic acid a,c-diamide adenosyltransferase, whose protein sequence is MEKGYTQIYTGNGKGKTTAALGLITRAVGSNFKIFFCQFLKGRDYGELHTLKKFETVTHERYGRGVFIRSKEYVTDEDKKLMREGYESLKNALLSGKYDIVIADEILGTLRYDLITVDEIKFLIENKPETTELILTGRNAPDELIEMADLVTEMKEVKHYFQKGVMARKGIEK, encoded by the coding sequence ATGGAAAAAGGATATACTCAAATATATACTGGAAATGGAAAAGGAAAAACAACTGCTGCCTTAGGACTTATTACAAGAGCAGTGGGCAGTAACTTTAAAATATTTTTCTGTCAATTTTTAAAGGGGAGAGATTATGGGGAACTTCATACATTAAAAAAATTTGAAACTGTTACTCATGAAAGATATGGTAGAGGAGTTTTTATAAGAAGTAAAGAATATGTAACTGATGAAGATAAAAAACTTATGAGAGAAGGCTATGAAAGTTTGAAAAATGCTCTTTTAAGTGGAAAATATGATATAGTTATAGCTGATGAAATCTTAGGAACATTGAGATATGATTTAATAACTGTTGATGAGATAAAATTTTTAATTGAAAATAAACCTGAAACAACAGAACTTATTTTAACAGGAAGAAACGCCCCAGATGAACTTATTGAAATGGCAGATTTAGTGACTGAAATGAAGGAAGTTAAACATTACTTCCAAAAAGGTGTTATGGCAAGAAAAGGTATAGAAAAGTAG
- a CDS encoding ABC transporter permease: MSNKLDRRKTSLIIFIFTMIFFYLPLIVLVIYSFNDGKGMVWNGFSLRWYKELFKHSSNIWKAFYYSIFIALISSFVSTVIGTFGAIALKWFDFKGKKYLKNLSVLPLVVPDIIIGVSLLIMFATLKFKLGITTIFIAHTTFNIPYVLFIVLSRLDEFDYSIVEAAYDLGATNRQTLTKVIIPMLLPAIISAFLMALTLSFDDFVITFFVSGPGSSTLPLRIYSMIRLGVSPVVNALSVILIVISILLTLSTKKLQKNFIK; the protein is encoded by the coding sequence ATGTCTAATAAGCTGGATAGAAGAAAAACATCTTTAATAATTTTTATTTTCACTATGATATTTTTTTATTTACCATTGATAGTATTGGTTATTTATTCTTTTAATGATGGTAAAGGAATGGTTTGGAATGGTTTTTCTTTAAGATGGTATAAAGAACTATTCAAACATTCTAGTAATATCTGGAAAGCATTTTATTATAGTATCTTTATTGCTCTTATTTCATCTTTTGTCTCAACAGTTATAGGTACTTTTGGTGCTATTGCTTTGAAATGGTTTGACTTCAAGGGTAAAAAGTATTTAAAAAATCTGAGTGTTTTACCTCTTGTAGTACCGGATATAATAATTGGAGTTTCACTTCTTATTATGTTTGCTACATTAAAATTTAAATTGGGAATTACAACAATTTTTATTGCACACACAACATTTAATATTCCCTATGTCTTATTTATAGTTCTTTCAAGACTTGATGAATTTGATTATTCTATTGTTGAAGCTGCCTATGATTTAGGAGCAACAAATAGACAAACTTTAACAAAGGTTATTATCCCGATGTTATTGCCAGCTATAATTTCAGCATTTTTAATGGCTTTAACATTATCTTTTGATGACTTTGTAATAACATTCTTTGTTTCAGGTCCAGGTTCTTCAACTTTACCACTTAGAATTTATTCTATGATAAGATTAGGAGTGTCTCCTGTTGTAAATGCTCTCTCTGTGATATTGATTGTTATCTCAATTTTACTAACATTATCAACAAAGAAATTACAAAAAAATTTCATAAAATAG
- a CDS encoding HPr family phosphocarrier protein, which translates to MTSKTVEIVNETGLHTRPGNEFVSLAKTFSSQISVENEAGVKVNGTSLLKLLSLGIKKGSKITVYADGEDENEAVDKLSSLLENLKD; encoded by the coding sequence ATGACAAGCAAAACTGTTGAAATAGTAAATGAAACTGGGTTACATACAAGACCTGGAAATGAGTTTGTAAGTTTGGCAAAGACATTCTCTTCACAAATAAGTGTAGAAAATGAAGCAGGAGTAAAAGTAAATGGTACTTCATTATTAAAATTACTTTCATTAGGAATCAAAAAGGGAAGTAAAATAACTGTATATGCTGATGGTGAAGATGAAAATGAAGCAGTTGATAAATTATCATCTCTTCTTGAAAACTTAAAAGACTAA
- a CDS encoding DNA cytosine methyltransferase produces the protein MIRLATVFSGIGAIEHALKRLKIEHKIVFACDNGDVNILSKKIKINDISELLLELENLKQEIQKIEEDSIFFNMKEEIVNDYNDIELKIKKLSIENIDEKNKQKLVKSYSEILSMIFEKLTTFNVQRKLEKLSFEEKKKYIDKLYQKESKRNKVKQSYFANYDIDEENFHWNVSFLDGRQYTGKVDLFVGGSPCQSFSLVGKQRGLQDTRGTLFYEYARLVKEIRPKVFIYENVKAILSNDNGKTWEVISKVFTDLDYDWNFSILNSKDYGIPQNRERVFVVGFRKDLKLKKKFEFPRPFLLEKTMQDFLLDNVAGKYYLQEKGVDFVTLEKNINKRFTQIDGEIQLCQKKNQQFNWHGDFRFVEDKKDTEKKMEDLEKYFLSEKVIKYVLSTGTKGFYSKPKIDLEIARPLLTTMHKMHRAGVDNYVTTEGRLRKLTPRECLRLMGFCDSFKIVVSDTSMYQQAGNSIVVDVLIEIMKKILISYNFDEEEK, from the coding sequence ATGATAAGATTAGCAACAGTATTCAGTGGCATAGGAGCTATAGAACATGCCTTAAAAAGATTAAAAATTGAGCATAAAATAGTCTTTGCTTGTGATAATGGAGATGTGAATATACTATCTAAAAAAATAAAAATTAATGATATTTCAGAGCTTTTACTAGAGCTTGAAAATTTAAAACAAGAAATTCAAAAAATAGAAGAAGATTCTATATTTTTTAATATGAAAGAAGAAATTGTTAATGATTATAATGATATAGAATTAAAAATAAAAAAATTATCAATAGAAAATATAGATGAAAAAAATAAGCAAAAATTAGTAAAATCATATAGTGAAATATTATCAATGATTTTTGAAAAATTAACTACATTTAATGTTCAGAGAAAATTAGAAAAATTATCATTTGAAGAAAAGAAAAAGTATATAGATAAATTATATCAAAAGGAATCTAAGAGAAATAAAGTTAAACAAAGTTATTTTGCAAATTATGATATAGATGAAGAAAATTTTCATTGGAATGTATCATTTTTAGATGGAAGACAGTATACAGGAAAAGTAGATTTATTTGTTGGAGGTTCACCTTGTCAAAGTTTTAGTTTGGTTGGAAAACAAAGAGGTTTACAAGATACAAGAGGAACTTTATTCTATGAATATGCAAGATTAGTAAAAGAAATAAGACCTAAAGTTTTCATATATGAAAATGTTAAGGCTATTTTAAGTAATGATAATGGGAAGACTTGGGAAGTAATAAGTAAAGTTTTTACAGATCTAGACTATGATTGGAATTTTTCTATTTTAAATTCTAAAGATTATGGGATACCTCAAAATAGAGAAAGAGTATTTGTAGTAGGCTTTAGAAAAGATTTGAAACTTAAAAAAAAATTTGAGTTTCCCCGTCCTTTTCTACTAGAAAAGACAATGCAAGATTTTTTACTTGATAATGTTGCAGGAAAATATTATCTTCAGGAAAAAGGAGTAGATTTTGTTACTTTAGAAAAAAATATAAATAAAAGATTTACACAAATAGATGGAGAGATACAACTATGTCAAAAAAAGAATCAGCAATTTAATTGGCATGGAGATTTTAGATTTGTTGAAGATAAGAAAGATACTGAAAAAAAAATGGAAGACTTAGAAAAATATTTTTTATCAGAAAAAGTTATAAAATATGTTTTATCAACTGGGACAAAAGGTTTCTATTCAAAGCCAAAAATAGATTTAGAAATAGCAAGACCTCTTTTAACAACGATGCATAAAATGCATAGAGCAGGAGTTGATAATTATGTTACAACAGAAGGAAGATTAAGAAAACTTACACCTAGAGAATGCCTAAGGTTGATGGGGTTTTGTGATAGTTTTAAAATTGTGGTATCTGATACATCTATGTATCAGCAAGCTGGAAATTCAATAGTGGTTGATGTATTAATTGAAATAATGAAGAAAATATTGATAAGTTATAATTTTGATGAGGAGGAAAAATGA
- the ptsP gene encoding phosphoenolpyruvate--protein phosphotransferase, with product MKQDILIKGISASPGIAIGKAFLYKENKLEIVEKSTLSKEEEIERLVKGREIAKSQLEEIKENTLKKLGKDKADIFEGHITLLEDEELFSEIDSKISQKKCTAEFALNEAIDEYATMLANLEDAYFKERAGDLRDIGKRWLYGVMNIQVADLSKLEPETIIVAKELNPSDTAQINLDNVLAFVTEIGGKTAHSSIMARSLELPAVVGVGAVLNELENNETLIVDAIKGEVIVSPNTETLELYKEKREKFLKEKEELKALKDKEAISKDGIKVDVWGNIGSPNDVKGIISNGGFGIGLYRTEFLFMEKESFPTEDEQFEAYKIVAEELKGYPVTIRTMDIGGDKSLPYMELPKEENPFLGWRAIRVCLDREEILRTQFKALLRASKYGQIKIMLPMIMDIGEIRKAKAIFEECKKELQEKEIEFDKNIMLGIMVETPAVAFRAKYFAKECDFFSIGTNDLTQYTLAVDRGNEKIANLYDTYNPSVLQAIKMLIDGAHEGGIKISMCGEFAGDENAVALLFGMDLDAFSMSGISIPRVKRIIMKLDKKECQNLVERVLSLSTASEIKEEVKKFMEKI from the coding sequence ATGAAACAAGATATTTTAATAAAGGGAATTTCAGCTTCACCTGGGATAGCAATAGGAAAAGCATTTCTATATAAAGAAAATAAATTAGAGATAGTTGAGAAATCTACTTTATCTAAAGAAGAAGAAATTGAAAGATTAGTAAAAGGTAGAGAAATTGCTAAGAGTCAATTAGAAGAAATTAAAGAAAATACTTTAAAAAAATTAGGAAAAGATAAGGCTGATATTTTTGAAGGACATATCACTTTATTAGAAGATGAAGAATTATTTTCTGAAATTGATTCCAAAATTTCACAAAAAAAATGTACTGCTGAATTTGCTTTAAATGAAGCTATTGATGAATATGCAACTATGCTTGCAAATTTAGAAGATGCATATTTTAAAGAAAGAGCAGGAGATTTAAGAGATATTGGGAAAAGATGGCTATATGGTGTTATGAATATACAAGTAGCTGATCTTTCTAAATTAGAGCCAGAAACAATTATTGTAGCAAAAGAATTAAATCCTTCTGATACTGCACAAATAAATTTAGACAATGTTTTAGCTTTTGTAACAGAAATTGGTGGAAAAACTGCACACTCATCTATTATGGCAAGATCATTAGAGCTACCAGCTGTTGTTGGAGTAGGAGCAGTTTTAAACGAGCTAGAAAATAATGAAACTTTAATAGTTGATGCTATAAAAGGTGAAGTAATTGTTTCACCTAATACAGAAACTTTAGAGTTATATAAAGAAAAAAGAGAAAAATTTTTAAAAGAAAAGGAAGAATTAAAAGCTTTAAAAGATAAAGAAGCTATTTCAAAAGATGGGATAAAAGTTGATGTTTGGGGAAATATAGGTTCTCCTAATGATGTAAAAGGGATTATTTCAAATGGTGGTTTTGGAATAGGACTTTATAGAACAGAATTTTTATTTATGGAAAAAGAATCTTTTCCAACTGAAGATGAGCAATTTGAAGCATATAAAATAGTTGCAGAGGAATTAAAAGGTTATCCTGTAACTATAAGAACTATGGATATAGGTGGAGATAAATCACTTCCATATATGGAACTTCCAAAAGAAGAAAATCCATTTTTAGGTTGGAGAGCAATAAGAGTTTGTTTAGATAGAGAAGAAATTTTAAGAACTCAGTTTAAAGCACTTTTAAGAGCTTCAAAATATGGGCAAATAAAAATAATGCTTCCAATGATAATGGATATTGGAGAGATAAGAAAAGCAAAAGCTATTTTTGAAGAATGTAAAAAAGAATTACAAGAGAAAGAAATAGAATTTGATAAAAATATTATGCTAGGAATAATGGTAGAAACTCCTGCTGTTGCATTTAGAGCAAAATATTTTGCAAAAGAATGTGATTTCTTCTCAATAGGAACAAATGATTTAACTCAATATACTTTGGCAGTTGATAGAGGAAATGAAAAAATTGCAAATCTATATGATACATATAACCCAAGTGTCTTACAAGCTATAAAAATGTTAATTGATGGTGCACATGAGGGAGGAATAAAAATTTCAATGTGTGGGGAGTTTGCAGGAGATGAAAATGCTGTAGCACTTCTATTTGGAATGGACTTGGATGCTTTTTCAATGTCAGGAATTTCAATTCCAAGAGTAAAAAGAATTATCATGAAATTAGATAAAAAAGAGTGCCAAAATTTAGTTGAAAGAGTTTTATCTCTATCAACAGCTTCAGAAATTAAAGAAGAAGTTAAAAAATTTATGGAAAAAATATAG
- the gltS gene encoding sodium/glutamate symporter, with product MDFETIEGILNINLNSTTTLALAALLLIMGYSINKRVTILNKYCIPAPVVGGFLFMFLTWLGHISSTFKFNFENIFQSTFMLAFFTTVGLGASFSLLKKGGKLLIIYWLTCGIISIFQNIIGITITKITGLEAPYALLSSAISMIGGHGAALAYGGTFAKMGYESAPLVGAAAATFGLITAVLIGGPLGRRLIEKNNLRPDNNENFDQSVTEINTDKGVKLSDLDIIKNVVVILLCMAIGSYISTLIGKLIKMDFPSYVGSMFVAVIVRNINEKTHTYNFNFSLVDGIGNVMLNLYLSLALMTLKLWELSGLIGGVLLVVACQVIFMIIIAYFVVFRILGSNYDAAVMCSGLCGHGLGATPSAIVNMTAINEKYGMSRKAMMIVPIVGAFLVDIIYQPATVWFIKTFVQGFVE from the coding sequence ATGGATTTTGAAACTATTGAAGGGATATTAAATATCAATTTAAATTCAACTACAACATTGGCACTTGCAGCTTTATTATTGATTATGGGTTATTCAATCAATAAAAGAGTGACTATACTTAATAAATATTGTATACCTGCACCAGTAGTTGGAGGATTTTTATTTATGTTTTTGACTTGGTTAGGACATATTAGTAGTACATTCAAATTTAACTTTGAAAATATTTTTCAATCAACATTTATGCTAGCATTTTTTACAACTGTTGGATTAGGTGCAAGTTTTAGCTTACTAAAAAAAGGTGGAAAACTTTTAATAATTTATTGGCTTACTTGTGGAATAATATCAATTTTCCAAAATATAATAGGAATAACTATAACAAAAATAACTGGTTTGGAAGCACCTTATGCATTACTTTCAAGTGCAATATCAATGATAGGTGGACATGGAGCAGCACTTGCTTATGGAGGAACTTTTGCAAAAATGGGTTATGAAAGTGCACCATTAGTTGGGGCAGCAGCTGCAACATTTGGACTTATAACAGCTGTTTTAATAGGTGGTCCTCTTGGTAGAAGATTGATAGAAAAAAATAATTTAAGACCTGATAATAATGAAAATTTTGACCAATCTGTAACAGAAATAAATACAGATAAGGGAGTGAAACTATCAGATTTAGATATAATAAAAAATGTTGTTGTAATTTTACTTTGTATGGCAATAGGTAGTTATATTTCAACTTTAATAGGAAAACTTATAAAAATGGATTTTCCTTCTTATGTAGGTTCAATGTTTGTAGCAGTTATAGTAAGAAATATAAATGAAAAAACTCATACATATAATTTTAATTTCTCATTGGTTGATGGTATAGGAAATGTTATGCTTAATTTATACTTATCTCTTGCACTTATGACTTTAAAACTTTGGGAACTTTCAGGACTAATAGGTGGAGTTCTTTTAGTAGTTGCTTGTCAAGTTATATTTATGATAATTATAGCTTACTTTGTTGTATTTAGAATACTAGGTTCTAACTATGATGCAGCAGTAATGTGTTCAGGACTATGTGGGCATGGTCTTGGAGCAACACCTTCTGCAATAGTTAATATGACAGCAATAAATGAAAAATATGGAATGTCAAGAAAAGCTATGATGATAGTGCCAATAGTTGGAGCATTTTTGGTAGATATAATCTATCAACCTGCGACAGTTTGGTTTATTAAAACTTTTGTACAAGGTTTTGTAGAATAA